In Planctomycetota bacterium, the sequence CGCGATCCTGCCCGACGGTTCTCGCCGCGACCTGCCTGACGGTGCCACGCCGTACGACTTGGCCAAAACGATCGGCGAAAAGCTCGCCGAGGCTGCCGTCGGTGCGCGGGTCGATGGTGAGTTGGTCGACGCACATCGTCCACTGCCCGACGGCGAGCACGAGGTCGCGCTCGTCACGGCACCGCGTGTCGACAAGAAGGACCGCAGCAAGTGGCGCGACGAGCAGCACGAGAAGGACGCGCTCTACCTGCTGCGTCACTCGACCGCCCACGTGATGGCCGAGGCGATTCAGCGCATCCGCCCCGACGCCGTCCTCGCCTACGGCCCACCGCTGGAGACCGGCTTTTACTACGACATCGCCATCGACCCGCCGATCAGTTCCGACGACTTCGGCAAGATCGAGGCGGAAATGGCGTCGATTGTTAGGGAAAATCGCCCGTTTTCGCGGTACGACCTGCCGACCAGCGAAGGCCGCAAGCGGCTGGAGGCCGAGGGCAACAAGTACAAGCTCGACAACGCCGACCGCGCGATCGAGAAGGGGGCTGACACGCTGAGTTGGTACGTCACCGGCCAGAAAGACGAGAACTGGGAAGACCTCTGCATGGGCCCGCACGTGCCGAGCACCGGACGCATTGGCGCGATCAAGGTCACCTCGACCGCCTCGTCGCATTGGCACGGTGACGTCAACTCCGACCGGTTCCAACGCATTTACGGCACCGCCTTCTACACGCAGGGCGACCTCGACGCTCATATGGAAGCCCTCGCCGAGGCACGCAAGCGAGACCACCGCGTCCTCGGCCCGCAGCTCGGCCTCTACACGATCGACAACGAGGTCGGCCAGGGCCTTGTCCTCTGGAAGCCCAAGGGCACGATCATCCGCAACGAGCTGCAGGCGTTCATCACCGAACACCTGACTCGCCAGGGCTACAGCCAGGTCGTCACGCCGCACATCGGCAAGCTCGACCTCTTCCGCACCAGCGGTCACTACCCGTACTACGCCGACTCGCAGTTCCCGCCTTTGGTCGACTATGACACGATCGAGAAGCTCGGCAAGGAGGGCAAGACGTGCGCCGACCTCGCTGACATGCTCACGAAGGGCGAGGTCGACGGCTATCTGCTCAAGCCGATGAACTGCCCGGCCCACGTCCGGCTTTACGCGAGCGAGCCGCACAGCTACCGCGACCTGCCCGTCCGCATTGCCGAGTTCGGCACCGTCTACCGCTGGGAACAATCCGGCGAGCTCGGCGGGATGACGCGCGTGCGCGGCTTCACGCAGGATGAC encodes:
- the thrS gene encoding threonine--tRNA ligase encodes the protein MPTAILPDGSRRDLPDGATPYDLAKTIGEKLAEAAVGARVDGELVDAHRPLPDGEHEVALVTAPRVDKKDRSKWRDEQHEKDALYLLRHSTAHVMAEAIQRIRPDAVLAYGPPLETGFYYDIAIDPPISSDDFGKIEAEMASIVRENRPFSRYDLPTSEGRKRLEAEGNKYKLDNADRAIEKGADTLSWYVTGQKDENWEDLCMGPHVPSTGRIGAIKVTSTASSHWHGDVNSDRFQRIYGTAFYTQGDLDAHMEALAEARKRDHRVLGPQLGLYTIDNEVGQGLVLWKPKGTIIRNELQAFITEHLTRQGYSQVVTPHIGKLDLFRTSGHYPYYADSQFPPLVDYDTIEKLGKEGKTCADLADMLTKGEVDGYLLKPMNCPAHVRLYASEPHSYRDLPVRIAEFGTVYRWEQSGELGGMTRVRGFTQDDAHIFCTEEQLAAEIQGCLELVKVVLEQLGLSEYRVRVGLRDPDSSKYVGDPAQWDRAEKACTDAAESLGVAYASEAGEAAFYGPKIDFVVKDVLGREWQLGTVQVDYQLPQRFDLSYVGSDNSDHRPVMIHRAPFGSMERFVGVLIEHFAGAFPLWLAPEQVRVLPISDKFNDYANHVAAALRAAGLRTSVDDAADKVGAKIRTATTEKVPYMLVCGGKEAEAGTVSLRGRTAGDLGVVPLDEAVTRLVAERDERRLLTADQASA